In Nymphalis io chromosome 13, ilAglIoxx1.1, whole genome shotgun sequence, the genomic stretch CAAACCACCCATAAGAGCAATgacagctgggctaaagctgCTCAGGAATAGACTTACTTGTTTGGCAATCATCTAGCTGCTGTTTTCTCACCCAATGAAACAGACAAGACTGGAGGCACAAAGAAATGTGAAAGGTCAGATGGCATTGACCACCTCGTCACACTTCAATTACTTTTACTGGATAAAAGTAACTGCAGTGTTCTTCGGCATGTCTTTATATACAGCAGGCATTTGACAAAGTATGGCATGAAGGCCTTCTTTATAAAATCAAGAAATATCTCGCACATAGCTACTACATGTCAATGCAATCATATCTATCGGACAGGATTTTCCAAGTTCAGGAATCAGGAGAAACATCAGACTTCCATGATAACAAAGCGAGTGTCCTGCAGGGATCAGTGTTGGAAATAAGGTTCTCTTTTTGTTACTTTATGTTGGCCATTTATAATAGATCCTATAATATGTCAGATACAATgtgcataattattttaattcaacagAAGCactgatataatttataaatatcagttTTGAAAACATatcttacttttttaaatactcaaCCAGTTCTTTAATAGCCTCCTGGATGAGACCTTGAGCTTTCAAAATGGCTACACGACGTTTGCGAGCCGCTGAATTTGTTTcatctgtttttataatattgtctaAAACGTCCAGTGCTTCTTCGTacctgaaattattttaaatggtaTTATGTAGTAATTTACAAATGACACAAAGTTTAAGCTATTTTACCAATTAGAAGATACTCACTTTTCTTCAGCTTCCAAACATGCTGCCTTATATCTCAAAACTCGCAGGCTGCCAGGAAACTCTTCGGATAACATCAGTATCCAGGATTTAGCTATAGAGTAGTAGTGACAGTCCAACGCTGCATAGATGACTTGTTCCATAACAACATATTCTGTGAGAAAAATGTATCAttcagtaattaaaatttaaagaattgcaatcatttttataaattccgATTATTATGAAAATCTACTATTCTTTTAACTTACTCTCACTACCCAACTTGTGTAGTGGGTCCTCAGCGATAGCTTCGGATAAATCTAATACATCTTCGCTTCGTCTTTCGTTGTTTTCACGCCATCGTCTAAGCAAATCGAATATTTCTAAAAGAAATAAAGTAAATCATAGAGAAAAAaggaaatgaaaatttaatttaattaaaaaaataacaagtcaTACCAGTGCGACTGAGTTCTTCATAATTAAAAgacatttttcaaatataagttAACTCTAAAGtacgttaaaataaaagttaatagtgataatataactataattacagTAACACGAATAATCGGTGATTTTTACTTTGGTAATTTCTTGTTATCAATTTGACAAATAATGAAATGTCAATTGACAACTATCGTTTGACCGCACTCCACTGatatcaaaagaaaaaatatattcctacATAGATAACATATAATGTATACGaatatgaaatacatattgAGGTGCgcgaaaatttttattttaaaacaaatataaaataacctcTTCATGATTTATATtgcatattcaattatatttgtttaactaaatttattgtaatcgaTTTTCATggcattattttacaaaatatgtgtAGATTATTTCAACAgtcaataaaattagttttataattacagtttatcttatgttttttagaactcaatttaataatacagttaATGATGAGCTTCACAGTAtagattttttatgatatagacCATGCTTTATAGTTTATTGACACTTAAAAATTGCTTCATTTCACGCATATGACATTGATCGTtcacatattaattattctttatgtAGGTTCGAATGTTCTACTCGTGAGTGTgactaaataaaagataaattctaGGGTTTAGCTTTACGTACACCGGAATGTAAAAGTTTGTGTGTGAGCCATGAGCATTCTGTGGTGATGTGATGTGAACCTGTGATCAAGACGTCTGCAATATCACAATATGTCTGActatttggaaatatttttagaattagCGTAGtcgtaactaataaaataatcaatttgaaaGACGTCCATGCTATGGACGACATATGACATACTTTATAAAAAGGTAAGGTCGGTTATTATGTTAACATTACACATATATTCAATTCTTTCTTTTCGAATTGGacttttttatgtatcaatGGCCTTTATCTCGgacttttgttttcttttgttccGTGGCTTTGCGTCGAACGAGTTTTTGGTATTTGGTTATGCGAATTTGTAGATTTTATATTAACGTAGCTTTATTTTTCCCTACAGATCGATAAGGAGACGAGTTATAGTGAAGATATGTGTTGTGGCCCATTTGCTTTACGTGTGTATAGTAGATATGCGCGTGACGGGACTGAAGGGCGACGTGCAGAGTGGTGCTTCGGTCTGAGTGCGCATTGGACGATATAACGTTTCACGCCTCGCCAGGGTCAACCTGAGCGACgcgtttttttgtatatatttttattatatagaaaataaacatGGATCAAAGAGTGCAATGCCCTGTGTGTACACTGTACCTGCACAGTGGAATGACCTTAGAGTCACATTTAGATACACATCCAAAAGATCAAGTAATAAAAGCACTGTGTACTTTATCAGCAAAAGCTGCTAATTTTGGAAGCAGAACACCTACTCCATTAAACTCGGAGAGGTCATTTAGAAGTAGGTCACGAACACCAGCAACTGACGATAGTGGACGATGGGCCAATTCTCATCGAAATAGTGATAATGAAAGGTACTGGAGAAGGACCCCAAGTAGAACTAAGTCAACTCCACTCTCAACTTCAATCTCAAGAAATCCTACACCAGATCTACGAATTGggaatatttcatttgaaaatcaTATAGCTAACAATATTTCAAGTCAGGGCTCTGATTCTTACACAGTGAAATCAGATAAAACACAGCAAACTTATACTTCAAATGGTCAATCCTTAGCATCTGATTTTGATCAACAGTATCCTTACTATCCAGAACAACACGAAGACCcagaaattaaattttctcgAAGTTCAGAGTATAATGCACAGTTAGATAATTCAAATGTGTTTGCATACAATATGCCAGTATTAGGATCAGGTGTCAAACTGCCTACTACTGTTATGCCAACAGTGCCTAGAAGGGGCAATGATTATGTCAAAATCTTACCTAAACAAGGAAACCTACTTGTTAAAACGAATGTGGCTGGAATGCAATATATACCTTCAGGAGTTAAACCTATGCATGTAATGATGCCTGCAGCACCGCCATTTGTTCAAAAGAATCTTCAAAACAACATGATTATGACTGGAAATTTACCCACTAGCCAATTATTGGATCCAAAATTAATGGCCCCACCATTAAACAGTCAATTTAATCAAATGAATCATTCTGGAGCTTTTACCCCGGGAACAACAGTAGTCACTCAAAACTCACAAATAATTTATAGGGAGATGGTTCATAATATAGATGGTAAGCCATTCATTTCAAGTATGCCAGCAGTACTTGGCGGTCCTGAAAATGTTACAAATGTTGCTCAGAGCAGTTCAATGTACCAAAATGTCATGGTGGTAGATCAGTTTGGTAATACTTCTTGTATGTATACAACACCGCAACATATATTATCAAAGCCCTGTACTCCTCTGTTCAATGAAAATGTACCATTAATGCAAAATGTACCAGATAAAACTGgctccagtgtaattactgatggtaataaaactttaattattgaaGTAAGTCCGATGTTATCGGGCGAACCTATAAATGATGCAAACCAGAACACACTACCTCAACCAGATGATAATccagtaaataaaatgattgagCAAGAAAAGTCAGAATCATCTATTGAATCCCCAGGGCCTAGTAAAGGGCTGAAAATTCTTAGTAATATTAAGGTAGAGGTTCCTGTACAGCATCACAAAAATATGCTAAACACAGTAATGGACTTGACAGGTTCAACTGACTCCGACTATATGGAACGTTCTATTACTCCAGAGAAAATTTTGCCCGATTTAGACCATAATGATCCTAGATTATCTGATAAATGTACTCAACCATCTAATGCTGGCGACAGTTTAATTTCGAATGCATTTTCTGTGTTAAAACATTCAAGTAACACACACAaagaaatttctttaaaatcaaCTGTTATAGAAAATAAGCTTGATACAGAATTTTCAGACAGTTGCCCAGTTCCTGATCTTATTTGTAATGAAAAGCCATCTATATCTCCATGTAGTGAATTGTCTGACCACGGGGATAATTCTAATGATAGACTTATTATACTTTCCCCAAAACCAGAAAGCAGTAAAAAATACCAAAGCCTGGTAAAGAATATTAATGGCGAAAAGAAATTACCAACTAAATCTCAACCCTCCAACAAATACAATCAAATTCAAAAACATAACTCtctaaaacttaataatattttcgtgaaaaagcaaaaaaaacaattgcaaaTAAAGAACTCAAAGGCATCACAAATCATTACTAAACCAGTTGAACGAGAACCACGAGCGTCCTCGTCGACATGTAAGCCATTAGAAAATTTTGCAATGAATAAAACACACCAATCTGAAAAATGTGATAACAAGAGTAAATTGCAAACTGTTTCAAtagaaaaaattgaaaataacaatGATGACCGTAATGAATTTGATGCCAACACTGAGGTGCAATCGATGGACATCGAGCCAGTCACGCCGTCAAACCTCAACCTTCCTTCTCAGTATAATCCTACAGTTGTTAAAGAAGAAATCAATTCTAATGAATTTAGCAACGGAGCTGATCGATCCACCGACCTTGCACCAATGGAGACGCTCAGGCCAATCAATGTGGTCAATTATAGCAATATAACGGTCGAATTTGACGATGATTCCAATCACAGAGAGCTACTAGATTTAGAAGCTGCATCGAAAAATAAGCAATTTGTATCAATGATGAATGAAAACTACTTTGGGGATAACATTTACGCTGACTATTTTACTCCGGATCGCGTTGAAGCGTTCGATGCGGAAAAAGAATCGAATTACGCCAAGGAGAACGCTAAAGAAGGAATGTACATTTGGGGTGAATCATCGCAGAaggaaagtgaatttgttttacCCAATTTTATACACGAGAGTTATAAAATAGCTGAAAGCAATGGGATGGACTATTCTGATATGGGTGCGGCGGGGGATCATATCGATAGCGACAGGTGCGAAGGGGACAGCAAAGCTGACGTGTTGAGTGAGAGTATAAGCGACAGTGAACCGACTTTGAATATCTGCGCTGATGAGAGGATGCCGCCTCGCGGAGAACTCAGCGGGCAAGAAAGCAACGGAGACATGGAATCACCTTGGACTGGggtaaatcaattattattaatattgtgccATTTAAATTactcataatttatattcagcTGTAAGaggttaataacaattatacaaTTAGCTACGAAATCGCGGTTTGTGTGTCAAGGTCTTGTTCTCGATTGTGTAAATAAGTGAATTCCACTTCATACAGAGATAGTCGATTTGCTAAGgtagaaataaatatgaaagatcagttttgtgttttatataacaatttctttttcaactttaattttttttaataaaaaataaatacaattttatttaaagaacatgttaaaaatagttaaaagctcaatttaatttattaagtttataaaatttttctaCTATAATAGAAATTGTTTACggaaatgtttgtttaaatgaatcgtattaattttacaatttattttagatgtatTCGGGAGTTCCCCCGGCGGAGCCTTATGATCTAATGGCGCGGGAGAGTTGGGTTTCAGATGGGTCCGACATAGATGCTAACGAAAAAACAGAAAACGTTATGTATGTTAACCACACACCTTATATTAACtccaaaatatttacataaaatatttaattttatttataattagtaataatagtttaattaaataaaaaaaaaatagtttttaaattcagTGATTATAAACgtactatttaaaaatgataattattttcttattttaactcATTCCAGTGAGGAAGAACTCCACTTTCCGAAGGCAAGAATGTACACTTGCGCACAGTGCGGGGTGAAGTTCCCCTCGCTGAAGGAGCTGCGCGCGCACAAGGCGCTGGTGCACGCGCTGCCCACGTGCTCCAGCGTCAAGACCTCCTACAGCCGCCTCATGACCGCCAGGGCCATCAAGAAGGAGGAGAAGCCGGACGAACATGTGCTGGCAGGTATGGACTTCGTCGTCTTGTATAATGAAaccattttatttcttttaggaGCGGTATTTTGTCTTTTCTATCTGATTTATGACTGTTACTAAGAAATTCacttttaaatcatataatttaccTCAATTATATTAGCATTACTATCAAAACgatgaaaatctttaaattcatcgtggtttgttaaaataaaacagttgagAGATGAATAAGCAGATGTTGCAAGATGTTGCTGGTGTTAAAACTTATTTGTTGAATAATGAAAGAAGATTGCATAAATTACTGTTATCTCTTTAGAACTCGTTTTAAACTCGTATTTAGTTtaccttttgtacaaaatacccacgagaacaaaaaaaaaaaacatattttttacatcgaattaaaaatgaaaaatgttaattaaac encodes the following:
- the LOC126772905 gene encoding ER membrane protein complex subunit 2-A-like, with the translated sequence MSFNYEELSRTEIFDLLRRWRENNERRSEDVLDLSEAIAEDPLHKLGSEKYVVMEQVIYAALDCHYYSIAKSWILMLSEEFPGSLRVLRYKAACLEAEEKYEEALDVLDNIIKTDETNSAARKRRVAILKAQGLIQEAIKELVEYLKKFMSDMEAWQELSELYLQVQEYSKAAYCAEELILHQPHNHLMHQRLADIRYTMGGVDNMELAKAYYCQALKLNPENMRALLGLFLVTNTLLSHYKSSGSAKRKEAFKLSQWAQSEAKKIQRSAQPPPTIPALTNMMLSLAVSD
- the LOC126772904 gene encoding uncharacterized protein LOC126772904, giving the protein MDQRVQCPVCTLYLHSGMTLESHLDTHPKDQVIKALCTLSAKAANFGSRTPTPLNSERSFRSRSRTPATDDSGRWANSHRNSDNERYWRRTPSRTKSTPLSTSISRNPTPDLRIGNISFENHIANNISSQGSDSYTVKSDKTQQTYTSNGQSLASDFDQQYPYYPEQHEDPEIKFSRSSEYNAQLDNSNVFAYNMPVLGSGVKLPTTVMPTVPRRGNDYVKILPKQGNLLVKTNVAGMQYIPSGVKPMHVMMPAAPPFVQKNLQNNMIMTGNLPTSQLLDPKLMAPPLNSQFNQMNHSGAFTPGTTVVTQNSQIIYREMVHNIDGKPFISSMPAVLGGPENVTNVAQSSSMYQNVMVVDQFGNTSCMYTTPQHILSKPCTPLFNENVPLMQNVPDKTGSSVITDGNKTLIIEVSPMLSGEPINDANQNTLPQPDDNPVNKMIEQEKSESSIESPGPSKGLKILSNIKVEVPVQHHKNMLNTVMDLTGSTDSDYMERSITPEKILPDLDHNDPRLSDKCTQPSNAGDSLISNAFSVLKHSSNTHKEISLKSTVIENKLDTEFSDSCPVPDLICNEKPSISPCSELSDHGDNSNDRLIILSPKPESSKKYQSLVKNINGEKKLPTKSQPSNKYNQIQKHNSLKLNNIFVKKQKKQLQIKNSKASQIITKPVEREPRASSSTCKPLENFAMNKTHQSEKCDNKSKLQTVSIEKIENNNDDRNEFDANTEVQSMDIEPVTPSNLNLPSQYNPTVVKEEINSNEFSNGADRSTDLAPMETLRPINVVNYSNITVEFDDDSNHRELLDLEAASKNKQFVSMMNENYFGDNIYADYFTPDRVEAFDAEKESNYAKENAKEGMYIWGESSQKESEFVLPNFIHESYKIAESNGMDYSDMGAAGDHIDSDRCEGDSKADVLSESISDSEPTLNICADERMPPRGELSGQESNGDMESPWTGMYSGVPPAEPYDLMARESWVSDGSDIDANEKTENVIEEELHFPKARMYTCAQCGVKFPSLKELRAHKALVHALPTCSSVKTSYSRLMTARAIKKEEKPDEHVLAGNLLSLDTKETMASTMLKVYDAISEAKPQIEGLIKQETKKRRKDYVCPTCKVDQVTDAAFHAHLKIHPLECLTCGKCFFKRAYLALHVKTHLGIKNYKCEVCEKRFITRQKLSEHHNVHTGRTPVKCTICDDTFRRYSNMVQHRDRHHFKKKTKIRDFVCHCGAVFHSRAKLHWHKETHDEKPKACLYCSDKFVHAASLTRHVRRSHNEYFLVDKGTEKGRMENVPCPVCKQIYLRSNLRAHLLTHSGKKPYHCIICNKAFTTKWNLKLHRWTHLSRSAKPFKCTLCKGAFIRQSDYVSHMNAHKSVRPYTCNYCGCQFIRKYNCQRHVREHEMEKKFVCKVPECGKSFHRSYYLSEHMKVHSGARPFACNICGKTSSNKSNHNKHVKIHHAREPVATEA